One Campylobacter concisus DNA segment encodes these proteins:
- a CDS encoding pyridoxal-phosphate dependent enzyme encodes MIDKIRLRGREFWLLRDDLLGEFNGNKARKLEYFLKADLGGIKAIVSHGSSQSNAMYSLSLFAKLKGLKFYYVVSHLSSNLEQDPVGNFKFALENGMEIFVKEEREKFAKELAKSQNALFINEGVAQSEAELGFITQANEINEWSKKSGIRPDIFLPSGTGTSACYLAKHTDLRVFTAPCVGDSDYLKKQIYELDKNSKVQILNPPKKYHFGNLYKELYEIWLEVCKSGVEFDLIYDPVGFMTLFANLDKLGSEILYIHQGGILGNITQKQRYERKLKIKDHK; translated from the coding sequence GTGATTGATAAAATTCGCTTAAGAGGGCGAGAATTTTGGCTTTTAAGGGACGATCTGCTTGGTGAGTTTAACGGCAACAAAGCAAGAAAGCTGGAGTATTTTCTAAAGGCTGATCTTGGCGGCATCAAAGCCATCGTATCTCACGGCTCAAGCCAGTCAAATGCTATGTATAGCCTAAGTCTTTTTGCCAAGCTAAAAGGGCTTAAATTTTACTACGTCGTCTCTCATCTAAGCTCAAATTTAGAGCAAGATCCGGTTGGAAATTTCAAATTTGCACTTGAAAATGGCATGGAAATTTTTGTGAAAGAGGAGCGTGAGAAATTTGCTAAAGAGCTAGCAAAGAGCCAAAATGCGCTCTTTATAAACGAGGGCGTGGCGCAGAGTGAGGCTGAGCTTGGCTTTATCACGCAAGCAAATGAGATCAATGAGTGGAGTAAAAAAAGTGGCATAAGGCCTGATATTTTCTTGCCCTCAGGCACAGGTACAAGCGCATGCTACCTGGCAAAGCACACCGATCTTAGGGTCTTTACTGCTCCTTGCGTAGGGGATAGCGACTATCTAAAAAAGCAAATTTATGAGCTAGATAAAAACAGCAAAGTGCAAATTTTAAATCCGCCAAAGAAGTATCATTTTGGAAATTTATATAAAGAGCTTTATGAAATTTGGCTTGAAGTGTGCAAAAGTGGCGTAGAGTTTGACCTTATTTACGACCCAGTGGGCTTTATGACGCTCTTTGCAAATTTAGACAAGCTTGGGAGCGAAATTTTATATATCCACCAGGGCGGAATTTTAGGTAACATTACACAAAAGCAAAGATATGAGAGAAAACTAAAAATAAAGGATCATAAATGA
- the hisD gene encoding histidinol dehydrogenase, translated as MKFLHSSDADFESKFSQLVRRSDNDMSAVMPVVAGIIDEIKKDGDSALFAQISKFDKFSVTSKNDIIIDVKEMEAAYNSLDNALRVALNLAHDRIKSYHERTKPSDWTYKDEHDILLGAKYTPVDRAGLYIPGGKAAYPSSLLMNAIPAIVAGVKEIVVCTPAPNGKVNPLLLAAMHLCGIKTAFKIGGASAIAAMAYGTATVPKVDVITGPGNIYVATAKKLVYGDVNIDMIAGPSEIGVIADDSADPRHIAIDLLSQAEHDEIASAFLITPVEAFARAVQRHVEDELKTLKREPIASASMRNKAAIIVAKDLQECFKLMNELAVEHLEIATNDALSYMDEVKHAGAIFFGHFTPEAMGDYIAGPNHTLPTGGSARFYSPLGVENFMKRSSIISVSRKGIMHLGKPCMQLAEAEGLTAHRKSIAVRLED; from the coding sequence ATGAAATTTTTACACAGCAGCGACGCAGACTTTGAGAGTAAATTTTCGCAGCTTGTTAGACGAAGTGACAATGACATGAGTGCCGTGATGCCAGTGGTTGCAGGCATCATAGACGAGATAAAAAAAGATGGCGATAGCGCGCTTTTTGCCCAGATAAGTAAATTTGATAAATTTAGTGTCACAAGCAAAAACGACATAATAATCGACGTAAAAGAGATGGAAGCGGCCTACAATTCGCTAGATAACGCCCTAAGAGTGGCTCTAAATTTAGCCCACGACAGGATAAAAAGCTATCATGAGCGCACAAAACCAAGCGACTGGACCTACAAGGACGAGCACGACATCTTGCTTGGCGCTAAATACACCCCAGTTGATCGCGCTGGCCTTTATATCCCAGGCGGCAAGGCCGCATACCCTAGCTCGCTTCTCATGAATGCTATCCCAGCAATCGTTGCAGGCGTAAAAGAGATCGTTGTCTGCACTCCAGCGCCAAATGGCAAGGTAAATCCTCTGCTTCTTGCGGCGATGCATCTATGTGGCATCAAAACAGCCTTTAAAATAGGCGGTGCAAGTGCGATCGCAGCGATGGCTTACGGCACAGCGACCGTGCCAAAGGTCGATGTCATCACAGGACCTGGCAACATCTACGTAGCGACTGCTAAAAAGCTAGTTTATGGCGACGTAAATATCGATATGATCGCAGGTCCAAGCGAGATAGGCGTGATCGCTGATGATAGTGCTGACCCTCGCCACATAGCGATCGATCTACTCTCACAAGCCGAACACGACGAGATCGCAAGTGCCTTTTTGATAACGCCAGTGGAGGCCTTTGCAAGGGCAGTGCAAAGACACGTTGAAGATGAGCTAAAAACGCTGAAACGCGAGCCAATCGCAAGTGCTAGCATGAGAAATAAAGCTGCTATCATCGTCGCAAAAGACTTGCAAGAGTGCTTTAAGCTGATGAATGAGCTTGCTGTGGAGCACCTAGAGATCGCTACAAATGACGCTTTGAGCTATATGGACGAGGTAAAACACGCTGGAGCGATATTTTTTGGACACTTCACGCCTGAAGCGATGGGCGACTACATTGCTGGACCAAACCACACCTTGCCAACTGGCGGAAGTGCGAGATTTTACTCGCCGCTTGGAGTTGAAAATTTTATGAAGCGAAGCTCTATCATCTCAGTTAGCAGAAAAGGTATCATGCACCTTGGCAAACCTTGCATGCAGCTAGCCGAAGCCGAAGGATTAACGGCCCATAGAAAATCAATCGCAGTGAGGTTAGAGGACTAA
- a CDS encoding heavy-metal-associated domain-containing protein gives MRKILVLALLVAASYADKKIEISVPSMHCPLCTAIVRKAALSVEGVKKADVSLKERKAVVVADDKVDKKELLKAVDATGYKGEIK, from the coding sequence ATGCGTAAAATTTTAGTTTTAGCCCTTTTGGTGGCTGCAAGCTACGCTGATAAAAAGATAGAAATTTCAGTGCCTAGCATGCACTGTCCGCTTTGCACAGCGATAGTAAGAAAGGCCGCACTTAGCGTTGAGGGCGTAAAAAAGGCAGACGTATCGCTAAAAGAGCGAAAAGCTGTCGTTGTAGCAGATGATAAGGTCGATAAAAAAGAGCTTTTAAAGGCGGTCGATGCGACTGGCTATAAGGGCGAGATAAAATAA
- a CDS encoding OmpA family protein, whose protein sequence is MKIDKNNEDQSSFWVSYADLMAGLLFVFMLLIGAVVVKYVLTQNTLENKEQAIIAALANLKDAQGKNFTLEELNDALKNELSKISDENINLKKSNEIFIIQIDALKEKLAQLIEENKDANASIKELNASIFDLNQKMIVLNDEISSKDRALSDANASGEKNLAKIAFLLEQVSKKEARYDELLRDLNVTRDRVKNLTGIRVKVISALKDRLGNSIEIDPNSGALKLSSSVLFDKASAVLKEEVKEELKATLSKYFDVLLNDKEIASNIDQIVIEGFTDSDGSYIYNLELSQKRAYAVMEFINSFSDDARLRKLLVASGRSYNELIFKDGAEDKDASRRIEIKFSLSNKEAINEIEKFLEFKGD, encoded by the coding sequence ATGAAAATAGACAAAAATAACGAGGATCAATCGAGCTTTTGGGTTTCGTACGCAGACTTGATGGCAGGTCTGCTCTTTGTTTTTATGCTGCTAATAGGCGCTGTCGTCGTAAAATACGTCCTAACTCAAAACACTCTTGAAAATAAAGAGCAAGCCATCATCGCAGCACTAGCAAATTTAAAAGACGCCCAGGGTAAGAATTTCACCCTTGAAGAGCTAAATGACGCCCTAAAAAACGAGCTTTCAAAGATAAGCGACGAAAACATAAATTTAAAAAAATCAAATGAAATTTTCATCATCCAAATAGACGCCCTAAAAGAAAAACTAGCCCAGCTTATAGAGGAAAACAAGGACGCAAATGCGAGCATAAAAGAGCTAAATGCCAGCATTTTTGATCTAAATCAAAAGATGATCGTGCTAAATGATGAAATTTCATCAAAAGATAGAGCGCTTAGTGACGCAAATGCAAGCGGCGAGAAAAATTTAGCCAAGATCGCCTTTTTGCTCGAGCAAGTAAGCAAAAAAGAGGCTAGATATGACGAGCTTTTAAGGGATCTAAATGTCACTCGTGACAGGGTCAAAAACCTAACTGGCATAAGGGTAAAAGTGATCTCAGCCTTAAAAGATAGGCTAGGAAATAGCATCGAGATCGACCCAAACTCAGGCGCACTAAAGCTTAGCTCCTCAGTACTTTTTGATAAAGCAAGTGCAGTCTTAAAAGAAGAGGTCAAAGAGGAGCTAAAGGCGACACTTAGTAAGTATTTTGACGTGCTTTTAAATGATAAAGAGATCGCCTCAAACATCGATCAGATCGTCATAGAGGGCTTTACAGATAGCGACGGAAGCTACATTTACAACCTAGAGCTTTCGCAAAAAAGAGCCTATGCCGTGATGGAGTTTATAAACTCATTTAGCGATGATGCGCGCCTTAGAAAGCTGCTTGTCGCAAGTGGCCGAAGCTACAACGAGCTAATTTTCAAAGACGGAGCCGAAGACAAGGACGCTTCAAGGCGCATCGAGATCAAATTTTCACTCTCAAACAAAGAGGCTATCAACGAGATAGAGAAATTTTTGGAGTTTAAGGGTGATTGA
- the fbaA gene encoding class II fructose-bisphosphate aldolase: MGVLDIVKPGVLSGDDVTKLYAYAKEQGFAIPAVNVVGSDSVNAVLEAAKVANSPVIVQFSNGGAGFYAGKACENAAVLGAIAGAKHVHLLAKAYGVPVILHTDHAARKLLPWIDELVKASHEYKKTHGVPLFSSHMLDLSEENINENLSTCEKYLKELSELGISLEIELGVTGGEEDGVDNTSVDNALLYTQPEDVALAYERLSKISDKFSIAASFGNVHGVYKPGNVVLRPEILKNSQAYVAKKFNTKSDKPVNFVFHGGSGSELKDIKNAVSYGVIKMNIDTDTQWAFWDGVREYEAKNRAYLQGQIGNPEGDDKPNKKYYDPRKWLRSGEESMVKRLQTAFSDLNCLNRN, encoded by the coding sequence ATGGGCGTTTTAGATATCGTAAAACCTGGTGTTTTAAGCGGAGATGATGTAACAAAACTTTATGCTTATGCCAAAGAGCAAGGTTTTGCAATACCTGCTGTAAATGTCGTAGGCAGCGACTCAGTAAATGCTGTTTTAGAGGCAGCGAAGGTTGCTAACTCGCCTGTTATCGTTCAGTTTAGTAATGGCGGTGCAGGTTTTTACGCTGGTAAAGCCTGCGAAAATGCAGCCGTTCTTGGTGCGATCGCTGGAGCAAAGCATGTTCATTTGCTAGCCAAGGCTTATGGCGTGCCAGTCATTTTGCACACTGACCACGCTGCTAGAAAGCTTTTGCCTTGGATAGATGAGCTAGTAAAAGCAAGTCATGAGTATAAAAAAACTCACGGCGTGCCACTTTTTAGCTCTCACATGCTTGATCTTAGCGAAGAGAATATCAACGAAAATTTAAGCACGTGCGAGAAGTATCTAAAAGAGCTTAGCGAGCTTGGCATCAGCCTAGAGATCGAGCTTGGCGTCACTGGTGGCGAAGAAGATGGCGTAGATAACACAAGTGTTGATAACGCACTTCTTTACACTCAGCCAGAGGACGTCGCGCTTGCTTATGAAAGACTAAGTAAGATAAGCGATAAATTTAGCATCGCAGCTAGTTTTGGCAACGTTCATGGTGTCTATAAACCTGGCAATGTCGTGCTAAGACCAGAAATTCTTAAAAACTCACAAGCCTATGTTGCTAAGAAATTTAACACAAAAAGCGACAAGCCAGTAAATTTTGTATTTCACGGCGGAAGTGGCAGCGAGCTAAAAGATATCAAAAATGCTGTAAGTTACGGCGTTATTAAAATGAACATTGACACCGATACTCAGTGGGCTTTCTGGGACGGCGTGCGCGAGTATGAGGCTAAAAATAGAGCATACTTGCAAGGGCAGATCGGCAACCCAGAGGGCGATGATAAGCCAAATAAAAAATACTACGATCCAAGGAAATGGCTAAGAAGTGGCGAGGAGAGCATGGTTAAGCGTCTTCAGACTGCTTTTAGCGACTTAAACTGCCTAAATAGGAACTAA
- the nth gene encoding endonuclease III: protein MRTKKDILEIKKRLLEEFKDAKSELKFRNLYELLVCVMLSAQCTDKRVNLITPALFEAYKDVFELASANLASLKLMINSCSFFNNKALNLIKMANSVVELYNGEIPLDEEKLKALAGVGQKTAHVVLLEATNANVMAVDTHVFRVSHRLGLSSAKTTEATEEDLSLAFKTDLGKLHQAMVLFGRYTCKAKKPLCFECILSDLCKSKDKMI from the coding sequence ATGAGAACAAAAAAAGATATTTTAGAGATAAAAAAAAGGCTTTTAGAAGAGTTTAAAGACGCCAAAAGCGAGCTTAAATTTAGAAATTTATATGAACTACTTGTTTGCGTCATGCTCTCAGCTCAGTGCACCGATAAAAGGGTAAATTTGATCACACCTGCCCTATTTGAGGCGTATAAAGATGTTTTTGAGCTAGCTAGTGCAAATTTAGCCAGTTTAAAACTCATGATAAACTCATGCAGCTTTTTTAACAATAAGGCCCTGAATTTGATCAAGATGGCAAACAGCGTGGTCGAGCTTTATAACGGAGAAATTCCGCTTGATGAAGAGAAGCTAAAAGCGCTTGCTGGAGTTGGGCAAAAGACCGCTCACGTCGTGCTTTTAGAGGCTACAAACGCAAACGTCATGGCCGTTGATACGCATGTTTTTAGAGTATCACATAGACTTGGCTTAAGCAGCGCAAAGACGACAGAAGCGACAGAAGAGGATCTAAGCCTTGCCTTTAAAACTGACCTTGGCAAGCTTCATCAAGCTATGGTTCTTTTTGGGCGCTACACCTGCAAGGCTAAAAAACCGCTTTGTTTTGAGTGTATTTTAAGCGATCTTTGCAAGAGCAAAGATAAGATGATATAG
- a CDS encoding peptidylprolyl isomerase produces the protein MKKFLFPAVLSLAAAVTLNAAVVATVDGDAINDSDISALLSAAMPGFDASKLQPNEKKRIIDDLINRKLLLKDAKATGIEKDVDYIKAVKAAQEGIAVELYMRKLFDGIKVSDSDLRDFYNKNKASMNQPAQARARHILVEDEKTANDIIAQLKNLKGEALTKKFAELASQKSIDKGSAAHGGELGWFGQSQMVKPFADAAFSMANGTVSTKPVKTQFGYHVILKEDGKAAGTVSFEQAKPEIEQAVKMEKFQAAVRQKSEALRQKAKIEYK, from the coding sequence ATGAAAAAATTTTTGTTTCCAGCAGTTTTAAGTTTAGCTGCAGCTGTCACTCTAAACGCAGCAGTAGTTGCAACAGTTGATGGCGATGCTATAAATGATAGCGATATCTCAGCACTTTTATCAGCGGCTATGCCAGGTTTTGACGCTAGCAAGCTTCAACCAAATGAGAAAAAACGTATAATCGACGATCTAATCAACAGAAAACTTCTTTTAAAAGACGCAAAAGCGACAGGCATTGAAAAAGATGTTGATTACATCAAGGCTGTAAAAGCTGCACAAGAAGGCATTGCAGTTGAGCTTTATATGAGAAAATTGTTTGACGGCATAAAAGTAAGCGATAGCGATTTAAGAGATTTTTACAACAAAAACAAAGCTAGCATGAACCAACCAGCTCAAGCAAGAGCAAGACATATCTTAGTTGAAGATGAAAAAACAGCAAATGACATCATTGCTCAACTTAAAAATTTAAAAGGCGAGGCGCTAACTAAGAAATTTGCAGAGCTAGCAAGCCAAAAATCAATCGACAAAGGCTCAGCAGCACACGGTGGCGAGCTTGGCTGGTTTGGTCAAAGCCAAATGGTAAAACCTTTTGCAGACGCAGCATTTTCAATGGCTAATGGCACAGTTTCGACTAAGCCAGTTAAAACTCAGTTTGGCTACCATGTTATCTTAAAAGAAGATGGCAAAGCAGCTGGTACTGTAAGCTTTGAGCAAGCAAAACCAGAGATCGAGCAAGCTGTAAAAATGGAGAAATTCCAAGCTGCTGTTAGACAAAAAAGTGAAGCTCTACGCCAAAAAGCAAAGATAGAATACAAATAA
- a CDS encoding MotA/TolQ/ExbB proton channel family protein codes for MQNQNDFSELSVPKERQAHSFFVFFKVIFIPLAIYILAILAYLGVINFQMKLHTIVMMGVILFVAFIFSRHSALVAYSNFLANAKDYKIRLKEFIIAHLFEISSVKKANAKFEDFFESYTRNFRNDNLANIGQAVFPMLGILGTFISIAISMPSFSSSTANGLEKEIAILLNGVATAFYVSIYGIFLALWWMFFEKIGISKFERFYSEQKELSREFFWQENELNANFMKASVGYFKDSHDAFKMVLDDKFVKELSEQTNEKFNSLKELCEVEKNIINQSKAELSASLKMLNESGLKQDEFVKIHSDILKAVGAFSNAFKDMEVKILTEHAKLGEIFSRNLNATKESQLKFEQTIKSFDAILKEFSLSLMKEQNEALKAFRTSLVESATIFKAAYEQEGRSLEREKERESLIAELKKNIDEIDKEANSVIEKIENLVQ; via the coding sequence ATGCAAAATCAAAATGATTTTAGTGAGCTAAGCGTGCCAAAAGAGCGCCAAGCTCACTCTTTCTTTGTCTTTTTTAAAGTTATCTTTATCCCTTTAGCTATCTACATCTTGGCGATACTAGCCTATCTTGGCGTTATAAATTTTCAGATGAAGCTTCACACCATCGTGATGATGGGCGTTATACTCTTTGTCGCTTTTATATTTTCACGCCATAGCGCCTTAGTAGCTTACTCAAATTTCTTAGCAAATGCCAAAGACTACAAGATAAGGCTAAAAGAATTTATCATCGCTCACCTTTTTGAAATTTCAAGCGTCAAAAAGGCAAACGCTAAATTTGAAGATTTTTTCGAGAGCTATACAAGAAATTTTAGAAATGACAACCTAGCAAACATCGGCCAAGCAGTCTTTCCTATGCTTGGAATTTTGGGTACATTTATCAGTATCGCTATCTCTATGCCAAGCTTTAGCTCAAGCACCGCAAACGGACTTGAAAAAGAGATCGCTATACTGTTAAACGGCGTGGCTACGGCGTTTTATGTATCGATTTACGGCATATTTTTAGCGCTTTGGTGGATGTTTTTTGAAAAGATCGGCATTAGTAAATTTGAGAGATTTTACAGCGAGCAAAAAGAGCTAAGCCGTGAGTTTTTCTGGCAGGAAAATGAGCTAAATGCAAATTTCATGAAGGCAAGTGTGGGCTACTTTAAAGATAGCCACGATGCCTTTAAAATGGTGCTTGACGATAAATTTGTAAAAGAGCTAAGCGAGCAGACAAATGAGAAATTTAACAGCCTAAAAGAGCTTTGCGAGGTTGAGAAAAATATCATCAATCAAAGCAAGGCAGAACTTAGCGCAAGTTTAAAAATGCTAAATGAATCTGGGCTAAAACAAGATGAATTTGTAAAAATCCACTCCGATATATTAAAGGCAGTTGGCGCGTTTTCTAATGCCTTTAAAGATATGGAGGTTAAAATTTTAACCGAGCATGCAAAGCTTGGCGAAATTTTTAGTAGAAATTTAAACGCTACAAAAGAGAGCCAGCTTAAATTCGAGCAGACTATCAAGAGTTTTGATGCCATTTTAAAAGAATTTTCTCTCTCTTTGATGAAAGAGCAAAACGAGGCACTAAAGGCATTTAGAACCTCGCTAGTGGAGAGTGCGACGATATTTAAGGCAGCCTACGAGCAAGAGGGTAGGAGCTTGGAGCGTGAAAAAGAGCGCGAGAGCCTTATCGCTGAGCTTAAGAAGAACATAGACGAGATCGATAAAGAAGCAAATTCTGTAATAGAAAAAATCGAAAATCTAGTGCAATGA
- a CDS encoding flagellin — protein MKLGTYTANQASGNYYLDQAKNSEKKALNAISANSEIKASGANLQIAESLLSQTNVLNEGMANANDMIGMLQIADSMLLNLSESADKIGELSSKLSNPALSANEQKGIKGEINALKNAMSDSVKEAKFNGKNVFDAELGFFTGEGTKNINLSTNAILNVKEDGSNSGDILKNINSLRSEIGSTQNAVFKGMNALAARSVANANSVENLDSSDIAKSLEENLQANLKLHAASLAKAHDTTSLAAKLDKLLGE, from the coding sequence ATGAAGTTAGGAACTTATACTGCAAACCAGGCTTCAGGAAACTATTATTTAGATCAAGCTAAAAATAGCGAGAAAAAGGCGCTAAACGCCATCTCTGCAAATAGCGAGATCAAAGCATCAGGTGCAAATTTGCAAATCGCAGAGAGCTTACTTTCGCAAACAAATGTCCTAAATGAGGGCATGGCAAATGCAAACGATATGATCGGTATGCTTCAGATCGCTGACTCAATGCTTTTAAATTTAAGCGAGAGTGCGGATAAGATCGGCGAGCTATCAAGCAAGCTTTCAAACCCAGCTCTTTCAGCGAACGAGCAAAAGGGCATAAAAGGCGAGATAAATGCGCTTAAAAATGCGATGAGTGACAGCGTAAAAGAGGCTAAATTTAATGGAAAAAACGTTTTTGACGCCGAGCTTGGCTTTTTTACAGGTGAGGGCACAAAAAATATAAATTTAAGTACAAATGCTATTTTAAATGTTAAAGAAGACGGCTCAAATTCTGGCGATATTTTGAAAAATATAAATTCACTTCGCTCTGAGATCGGCTCGACACAAAACGCTGTATTTAAGGGTATGAACGCTCTAGCAGCTAGAAGCGTAGCAAATGCTAATAGCGTAGAGAACCTTGATAGTAGCGACATCGCAAAGAGCTTGGAAGAAAATTTACAAGCAAATTTAAAGCTACATGCTGCCTCTTTAGCTAAAGCTCACGATACTACGAGCTTGGCTGCAAAACTAGATAAACTTCTAGGCGAATAA
- a CDS encoding M28 family peptidase produces MSKSEVLTKFETLTTIPHCSYETDKMRDFLADFARDKGCEVVVDSFGNVHAFKGKPKICLQSHYDMVCMGDAPKIEIVYGDDGYMRAKNSSLGADNGIGVAIMMQMISEFDDIECLFTNNEEVGMVGAAGFSGDLKADKLLNLDSEEDDRVTIGCAGGVNLFATISLNSKKTKESTLYEIKVSGLPGGHSGNEIHKNIPNAIKVLAAFVTKNSCKLVKFEGGERSNSIPSGATALVLSDKELKSECENLSVKKLGKGDEILENGEKILALINSFSQGVRAYNCELGIPQDSVNLSLAKIKDDGTLEVEFFARSMSKDGLNRMEFEISELAKAVGFSVISKDRNPAWKPVNDKFANDILEELKIYKPNARITAVHAGLECGVLLEKKAGLSACSIGPNIYSPHSTREHCEVASALFIEKVVRGIVKKYNS; encoded by the coding sequence ATGTCAAAGAGCGAAGTTCTAACGAAATTTGAGACACTTACGACGATACCGCACTGCAGTTATGAGACTGACAAGATGCGTGATTTTTTAGCTGATTTTGCAAGAGATAAGGGCTGTGAAGTCGTGGTCGATAGTTTTGGCAACGTTCATGCATTTAAAGGCAAGCCAAAAATTTGTTTGCAAAGCCACTACGATATGGTCTGCATGGGCGACGCACCAAAGATCGAGATAGTTTATGGCGATGATGGCTATATGAGGGCTAAAAACTCATCTTTAGGCGCGGATAACGGCATAGGCGTGGCTATCATGATGCAGATGATAAGCGAATTTGACGACATTGAGTGCCTCTTTACAAACAACGAAGAGGTCGGCATGGTCGGAGCTGCTGGCTTTAGCGGCGATCTAAAAGCCGATAAGCTTTTAAATTTAGACAGCGAAGAGGACGACCGCGTAACTATCGGCTGCGCTGGCGGTGTAAATTTATTTGCTACTATCTCGCTTAATAGCAAAAAAACAAAAGAGAGCACGCTTTATGAAATAAAAGTGAGCGGCCTACCTGGCGGACACTCTGGCAACGAGATACATAAAAATATCCCAAATGCGATCAAGGTTTTGGCGGCATTTGTTACTAAAAATAGCTGCAAGCTTGTTAAATTTGAAGGTGGCGAGCGAAGCAACTCTATCCCAAGCGGCGCAACTGCACTGGTTTTAAGTGATAAAGAGCTAAAGAGTGAGTGTGAGAATTTAAGCGTGAAAAAGCTTGGCAAGGGGGATGAAATTTTAGAAAACGGCGAGAAAATTTTAGCTCTTATCAACTCATTTTCACAAGGCGTAAGAGCCTATAACTGCGAGCTGGGTATACCACAAGATAGCGTCAATCTCTCACTTGCAAAGATCAAAGATGATGGCACGCTTGAAGTAGAGTTTTTCGCAAGATCAATGAGTAAAGACGGGCTAAACAGAATGGAATTTGAAATTTCAGAGCTTGCAAAAGCGGTTGGTTTTAGCGTCATTTCAAAAGATAGAAACCCAGCTTGGAAGCCAGTTAATGATAAATTTGCAAACGATATCTTAGAAGAGCTTAAAATTTATAAGCCAAATGCAAGGATAACAGCTGTGCATGCTGGCCTTGAATGTGGAGTGCTTTTGGAGAAAAAAGCAGGTCTTAGTGCATGTTCTATTGGACCAAATATCTACTCACCGCACTCTACAAGAGAGCACTGTGAAGTAGCTTCTGCACTTTTTATAGAAAAAGTCGTTCGTGGTATAGTTAAAAAATATAACTCATAA